From one Vibrio palustris genomic stretch:
- a CDS encoding carboxylesterase family protein, whose product MDKRVDLPQGHVVGVNNAQETVNQWLGVQYAQQPVGKRRWQAPHPLPQSDNTYQANKLGHQCTQNGKKGVVGQESCLSLNIYRPNNDETLPVLVYFHGGNNQTGNASQLNPDTFVNDLNAVVVTVNYRLGPLGFNPLNVLKTQDKAQASGNFSLLDQAQSLDWIKDNIAQFGGNPENVTVSGFSAGGRDVMAMLISPIFKHKFQHAIVFSGGMTTADVGKSQAIFAKRIAHLAVQKGVKPDESSARKWLKGKSSSAKQFLYSLSDADLVKCFPEAGIRMSRFPHLYRDGYVLPKDGFATQAYNSVPIMMFTGKNEFSFFALSDPYFAQKSILTNTEHYLDYQFVFKYGGMLYKRFNVERSASQMIDAYDAPIYTSEVNYGANAQIAGKSFKKFGSFHGVYLPLLDSSMAPSPFAPGYKQEGARKLASIMKRQLTSFIHNGQPSVSITPQWGPWNQTSKARGQSIYVMDANKKAAITYLSSTDYSDEDVFNMMKSDVSLSEKKKSFLIRHVLNGRWFSQTIDRLESAQ is encoded by the coding sequence ATGGATAAACGCGTAGATTTACCGCAGGGTCACGTAGTCGGAGTGAATAACGCACAAGAGACCGTCAATCAATGGTTGGGAGTGCAATATGCGCAACAGCCTGTCGGAAAGCGACGTTGGCAAGCGCCGCACCCACTGCCTCAGTCGGACAATACCTACCAAGCCAATAAACTGGGCCATCAATGTACCCAAAATGGTAAGAAAGGCGTCGTGGGGCAGGAAAGCTGTTTAAGCTTAAATATTTATCGACCGAATAACGATGAAACATTGCCGGTACTGGTTTATTTTCATGGCGGTAATAACCAAACGGGCAATGCATCACAGCTTAATCCAGATACCTTTGTTAATGATTTGAATGCCGTTGTCGTGACCGTGAATTATCGATTAGGTCCATTAGGATTCAATCCACTCAATGTATTAAAAACGCAGGATAAAGCACAGGCATCCGGTAATTTTTCTCTTTTAGATCAGGCCCAGTCTTTAGATTGGATCAAAGACAATATTGCGCAATTTGGCGGGAATCCCGAGAATGTTACGGTATCAGGCTTTTCTGCCGGTGGCCGTGATGTGATGGCGATGCTCATTTCGCCTATTTTTAAACATAAGTTTCAGCATGCGATAGTATTTAGTGGTGGCATGACAACTGCCGATGTTGGTAAGAGCCAAGCTATTTTCGCCAAAAGAATCGCGCATTTAGCCGTGCAAAAAGGGGTTAAGCCGGATGAAAGCAGTGCTCGTAAATGGCTTAAAGGTAAATCATCATCGGCGAAACAGTTTCTATATTCGTTATCTGATGCCGACTTAGTAAAATGTTTCCCTGAAGCGGGTATTCGTATGAGCCGTTTCCCTCATTTATATCGCGATGGTTATGTGTTGCCTAAAGACGGCTTTGCCACCCAGGCGTACAATTCAGTGCCTATTATGATGTTTACTGGGAAAAATGAATTTTCTTTTTTTGCCTTGTCAGATCCTTACTTTGCCCAAAAATCGATCTTAACGAATACCGAGCATTATTTAGATTATCAATTTGTCTTTAAATACGGCGGTATGCTGTATAAGCGCTTCAATGTAGAACGTTCTGCTAGCCAAATGATCGATGCCTATGATGCGCCCATTTATACCAGTGAAGTTAATTATGGGGCGAATGCACAAATTGCAGGGAAGAGTTTTAAAAAATTCGGTTCATTCCATGGCGTTTATCTACCATTGCTGGATAGTTCCATGGCGCCATCACCGTTTGCACCAGGGTATAAGCAAGAAGGTGCTCGTAAATTGGCGAGTATCATGAAACGTCAGTTGACTTCCTTTATTCATAATGGCCAGCCGAGTGTGTCGATTACGCCGCAGTGGGGCCCATGGAATCAAACCAGTAAAGCGAGAGGCCAATCGATCTACGTGATGGACGCCAATAAAAAAGCGGCAATTACGTATTTATCATCCACAGATTATTCGGATGAAGACGTCTTCAACATGATGAAAAGTGACGTATCGCTTTCTGAAAAGAAAAAATCTTTTTTAATCAGACACGTGTTAAATGGACGCTGGTTCAGTCAAACCATTGACCGATTAGAATCGGCTCAGTAA